One window from the genome of Deinococcus reticulitermitis encodes:
- a CDS encoding winged helix-turn-helix domain-containing protein, with protein MTLPYPTRRVTDPAAARALRQDHAFLSRFLQPHSPSDVAAQLGMAANLAHHHARRLTELGLLFEERREGGRVYYQLTARDFAVPSDLLQPGEAGGNGTELLRELGPAYERAYLRSWATMRAGDEGHCIFGDEAQPAALDLQPAQDVSDEPYPTHSDTLTLRLTSERYRQLARDLSRLITEAAQEGAERLKTGEEGEPCTFVLFALQGTLGDEGDFQGVARATDSFLGAE; from the coding sequence ATGACCCTTCCGTACCCCACCCGGCGCGTCACCGATCCCGCCGCCGCCCGCGCGCTGCGCCAGGATCACGCCTTCCTGAGCCGGTTTCTCCAGCCGCACTCGCCGAGTGACGTGGCGGCCCAGCTCGGCATGGCGGCCAACCTCGCCCACCACCACGCCCGCCGCCTCACCGAGCTTGGGCTGCTGTTCGAGGAGCGGCGGGAGGGCGGCAGGGTCTACTACCAGCTCACCGCGCGCGACTTCGCCGTGCCGAGCGACCTGCTGCAGCCGGGCGAGGCGGGGGGCAACGGCACCGAGCTGCTGCGCGAACTCGGCCCGGCCTACGAGCGGGCCTACCTCCGTTCCTGGGCGACCATGCGCGCCGGCGACGAGGGCCACTGCATTTTCGGAGACGAGGCGCAGCCTGCCGCGCTCGATCTCCAGCCCGCGCAGGACGTGTCGGACGAGCCCTACCCCACCCACTCCGACACCCTCACGCTGCGCCTGACGTCGGAGCGTTACCGGCAACTGGCGCGCGACCTCAGCCGGCTGATCACCGAGGCCGCGCAGGAGGGAGCCGAGCGCCTGAAAACGGGCGAAGAGGGCGAGCCCTGCACCTTCGTCCTCTTCGCCCTGCAAGGCACGCTGGGGGACGAGGGCGACTTCCAGGGCGTCGCCCGTGCGACCGACTCTTTCCTGGGAGCGGAGTAA
- a CDS encoding MBL fold metallo-hydrolase, with the protein MQMQSFGAACTVTGSMHLLTLGGRKILVDCGMFQGGDELEARNREAFPFDPGDLDAVILTHAHLDHVGRLPLLVKLGYRGPVYCTAPTAALTETVLLDSARLQVDGYRRELRHARRRNREDEVLAPLYEEDDVHRTLALLRPRLEFGETERIAGVRVTPQRAGHILGSAYLVLETPEARLLMSGDLGNRESGLQLDFTPPPEVDAAVIETTYANRAHRHWEGTRAEFAEALRTSVRQNGKILIPTFAIERAQTILHTIKELMEAGEVPRIPVFLDSPMATRATHEYFEFGDELIPPVRDALQAGEDPFRPSTLHVVPTSAESQRLNRYDGPAIIMAGNGMMTGGRIQHHLKHHLWKPSTSLIIVSFQSPSSLGGRIVAGADTVRLMGEDVAVRAQVHTIGGFSAHADQDDLLAFLGTSGTPHVWLVHGEVDVMEAFLPVLEGRGLKGDIVPDRAPVDLLGAGFASGRPPGLVSPPPRNEAPVAGGE; encoded by the coding sequence ATGCAAATGCAGAGTTTCGGCGCGGCCTGCACCGTCACGGGCAGCATGCACCTGCTCACGCTGGGCGGGCGGAAGATTCTCGTGGACTGCGGGATGTTCCAGGGCGGCGACGAGCTCGAAGCCCGCAACCGCGAGGCCTTTCCTTTTGATCCCGGGGACCTGGACGCGGTGATCCTGACGCACGCGCATCTCGACCACGTGGGCCGGCTGCCGCTGCTCGTCAAGCTCGGCTACCGGGGGCCGGTGTACTGCACCGCGCCCACCGCCGCCCTGACCGAAACCGTGCTGCTCGACTCCGCGCGGCTGCAGGTGGACGGCTACCGCCGCGAGTTGCGCCACGCCCGCCGCCGGAACCGCGAGGACGAGGTCCTGGCGCCGCTCTACGAGGAGGACGACGTGCACCGCACCCTTGCGCTGCTGCGCCCCCGACTGGAGTTCGGGGAAACCGAGCGGATCGCCGGCGTCCGGGTCACGCCGCAGCGGGCCGGGCACATCCTCGGCAGCGCTTACCTCGTCCTGGAGACCCCGGAGGCCCGCTTGCTGATGTCCGGGGACCTCGGCAACCGTGAGAGCGGGCTGCAACTCGACTTCACCCCGCCGCCCGAGGTGGACGCCGCCGTCATCGAGACGACGTATGCCAACCGCGCCCACCGCCACTGGGAAGGAACCCGCGCCGAGTTCGCGGAGGCGCTGCGCACCAGCGTGCGTCAGAACGGCAAAATTCTGATTCCGACCTTCGCCATCGAGCGGGCCCAGACGATTCTCCACACCATCAAGGAGCTGATGGAGGCCGGGGAGGTGCCGCGCATCCCGGTGTTCCTCGATTCCCCGATGGCGACGCGCGCCACCCACGAGTATTTCGAATTCGGCGACGAGCTGATCCCCCCGGTCCGGGACGCCCTGCAAGCGGGCGAGGACCCTTTCCGGCCCAGCACGCTGCACGTCGTGCCCACGAGCGCCGAGTCGCAGCGCCTCAACCGCTACGACGGCCCGGCGATTATCATGGCGGGCAACGGGATGATGACGGGCGGGCGCATCCAGCACCACCTCAAGCACCACCTCTGGAAGCCGTCCACCAGCCTGATCATCGTGTCCTTCCAGTCGCCGAGCAGCCTCGGCGGGCGCATCGTGGCCGGCGCCGACACCGTGCGGCTGATGGGCGAGGACGTGGCGGTGCGCGCGCAGGTCCACACCATCGGTGGCTTCTCGGCCCACGCCGACCAGGACGACCTGCTCGCCTTCCTGGGTACGTCGGGAACCCCCCACGTCTGGCTGGTCCACGGCGAAGTCGACGTGATGGAAGCATTTCTGCCGGTGCTGGAGGGCCGGGGCCTCAAGGGCGACATCGTGCCCGACCGCGCGCCGGTGGACCTGCTCGGCGCGGGCTTCGCGTCGGGGCGTCCGCCCGGCCTGGTCTCGCCGCCTCCCCGGAACGAGGCGCCGGTGGCGGGCGGCGAGTAA
- a CDS encoding universal stress protein, translated as MTQPSSSGLTPAPAGGFQRILIGIDFSPASLGALEVVRARFPGAQLRLAHVTDARAVATPDVLGGVTPVLPDAGLLQTLEDADAMRLATLVRDGEDTELLVGDPVTGLLEAAQHWGADLIVVGTHTQGAIEHFFLGSSAEKIVVRSPVPVLCVREGWRA; from the coding sequence ATGACCCAGCCCTCCTCCTCTGGCCTGACTCCGGCCCCTGCCGGCGGGTTTCAGCGCATCCTGATCGGCATCGATTTCTCGCCTGCGTCGCTCGGGGCGCTGGAGGTGGTGCGCGCGCGCTTTCCCGGCGCGCAGCTGCGCCTCGCGCACGTCACCGACGCCCGCGCGGTCGCCACGCCCGACGTTCTGGGCGGCGTGACGCCGGTGCTGCCCGACGCCGGGCTGCTTCAGACCCTCGAGGACGCCGACGCCATGCGCCTGGCCACGCTGGTCCGCGACGGGGAGGACACCGAGTTGCTGGTGGGTGACCCGGTGACGGGGCTTCTCGAAGCGGCGCAGCACTGGGGAGCAGACCTGATCGTGGTGGGCACCCATACCCAGGGGGCCATCGAGCACTTTTTCCTCGGCAGCAGCGCCGAGAAGATCGTGGTCCGCAGCCCGGTGCCGGTGCTGTGCGTGCGCGAGGGCTGGCGCGCATGA
- a CDS encoding L-lactate dehydrogenase has product MKVGVVGTGFVGSTAAYAMVLRGSCSELVLVDLDEDRAQAEAEDIAHAAPVSHGTRVSSGDYAALEGAQVVVLTAGANQKPGESRLDLLEKNAAIFREIIPQVTRAAPGAVLLVATNPVDLLTDLTTQLAPEQPVIGSGTVLDSARFRHLMAQHAAVDGTHAHGYVLGEHGDSEVLAWSSATVAGMPVADFMKAQELPWNAEVRREIDRGTRHAAASIIEGKRATYYGIGAALARIAEGVLRDRRSILTVSAPTPEYGVSLSLPRIIGAGGVLSTLHPKLTEDEQRALDKSAEVLRQARAHLGG; this is encoded by the coding sequence ATGAAGGTGGGCGTCGTCGGGACGGGGTTTGTCGGCTCCACCGCCGCCTATGCGATGGTGCTGCGCGGCTCGTGCAGCGAACTCGTGCTCGTCGATCTCGACGAGGACCGCGCCCAGGCCGAGGCCGAGGACATCGCCCACGCCGCGCCAGTCAGCCACGGCACCCGCGTGAGCAGCGGTGACTACGCAGCGCTGGAGGGCGCGCAGGTGGTGGTCCTCACCGCCGGGGCCAACCAGAAACCGGGCGAGAGCCGCCTCGACCTGCTGGAGAAAAACGCCGCGATCTTTCGGGAGATCATCCCGCAGGTCACGCGCGCGGCGCCGGGCGCGGTGCTGCTCGTCGCCACCAATCCGGTGGACCTGCTGACCGACCTGACGACGCAGCTCGCGCCGGAGCAGCCGGTGATCGGCTCGGGCACGGTGCTCGACAGCGCGCGCTTCCGGCACCTGATGGCGCAGCACGCCGCAGTGGACGGCACCCACGCCCACGGCTACGTGCTCGGCGAACACGGCGACTCGGAGGTGCTCGCCTGGAGCTCGGCGACAGTGGCCGGGATGCCCGTGGCCGACTTCATGAAGGCCCAGGAACTGCCCTGGAACGCGGAGGTCCGGCGCGAAATCGACCGGGGCACCCGGCACGCCGCCGCGAGCATCATTGAGGGCAAGCGGGCCACCTACTACGGCATCGGCGCGGCGCTCGCCCGCATCGCCGAGGGGGTGCTGCGTGACCGGCGCTCGATCCTGACCGTCAGTGCGCCCACGCCCGAGTACGGCGTCAGCCTCAGCCTGCCGCGCATCATCGGCGCGGGCGGCGTCCTGAGCACCCTGCATCCCAAGCTCACCGAGGACGAGCAGCGGGCGCTGGACAAGAGCGCCGAGGTGCTGCGTCAGGCCAGGGCGCACCTCGGCGGCTGA
- the bshB1 gene encoding bacillithiol biosynthesis deacetylase BshB1 has product MTAPVLTPRTVWGQPQPLDWLCLAPHPDDAEIGAGGTLIRLARAGKAVGILELTRGEMGTQGTPEEREAECVQAAGIMGLTWRGQLGLPDGAVADTPAYAHALAAALRLVRPRVLAVPHWRDRHPDHFGAYHLARRAVHLAALKKAEVPGEPWRVGRTLLYQGNADVSANVLVDVGSVMDDWERAIQAHRSQFSGGYVSETVTPEIIERRRGRLTYWGTLLRVKYAEPFESEEPLLLDPGDL; this is encoded by the coding sequence ATGACGGCGCCTGTTCTGACGCCCCGGACCGTCTGGGGGCAGCCGCAGCCGCTCGACTGGCTGTGCCTCGCACCCCACCCCGACGACGCCGAGATCGGCGCCGGCGGCACGCTGATCCGTCTGGCCCGTGCGGGGAAGGCGGTGGGCATTCTCGAACTCACGCGCGGCGAGATGGGCACCCAGGGCACCCCTGAGGAGCGCGAGGCCGAGTGTGTCCAGGCCGCCGGGATCATGGGCCTCACCTGGCGTGGGCAACTCGGCCTTCCCGACGGCGCCGTGGCCGACACCCCCGCCTACGCCCACGCGCTCGCGGCGGCGCTGCGGCTGGTGCGCCCGCGCGTGCTCGCGGTGCCGCACTGGCGCGACCGGCACCCGGACCACTTCGGCGCCTACCACCTCGCTAGGCGGGCGGTGCATCTCGCCGCACTGAAAAAAGCGGAGGTGCCCGGCGAGCCGTGGCGGGTCGGGCGCACGCTGCTCTACCAGGGCAACGCGGACGTCAGCGCCAACGTGCTCGTTGATGTCGGAAGCGTGATGGACGACTGGGAGCGGGCAATCCAGGCGCACCGCTCGCAGTTCTCGGGCGGCTACGTCTCGGAGACCGTTACCCCCGAGATCATCGAGCGTCGGCGGGGACGCCTCACCTACTGGGGCACCCTGCTGCGCGTGAAATATGCCGAGCCTTTCGAGAGCGAGGAACCGCTGCTGCTCGACCCGGGTGACCTTTAG
- a CDS encoding ABC transporter ATP-binding protein, whose product MLEVRDLSVKYGNFTALHAVSLSVQPGEIVVLLGANGAGKSTLFRTLSGLQRPAGGTATWKGTALTGGKPEFNVSHGVAQCPEGRLLFPELSVEKNLRLGAYVHRQDRAGTERGLEQVYALFPDLIAKRVAPAGSLSGGQQQMVAIGRALMARPQLLLLDEPSLGLAPLVVEQVLAAVREINAQGVSVLLAEQNAFAALSIAHRGYVLESGHITLQGPSPALLGDDRVRSAYLGV is encoded by the coding sequence GTGCTTGAAGTTCGCGACCTCAGCGTCAAATACGGCAATTTCACGGCGCTGCACGCCGTCAGCCTCAGCGTGCAGCCGGGCGAGATCGTGGTGCTGCTCGGGGCCAACGGCGCCGGCAAAAGCACGCTGTTCCGCACCCTCTCGGGGTTGCAGCGCCCCGCGGGCGGGACAGCCACCTGGAAAGGCACGGCGCTCACCGGGGGCAAGCCCGAGTTCAACGTCTCGCACGGCGTCGCGCAGTGCCCGGAAGGCCGGCTGCTGTTTCCCGAACTCAGCGTGGAGAAAAACCTCCGGCTCGGGGCTTACGTCCACCGGCAGGACCGCGCCGGCACCGAACGGGGGCTGGAGCAGGTCTACGCGCTGTTTCCCGACCTGATCGCCAAGAGGGTCGCCCCCGCCGGCAGCCTGTCGGGGGGGCAGCAGCAGATGGTGGCGATTGGCCGCGCGCTGATGGCCCGCCCGCAGCTGCTGCTGCTTGACGAACCGAGCCTGGGCCTCGCGCCGCTGGTGGTCGAGCAGGTGCTCGCGGCGGTCCGGGAAATCAACGCCCAGGGCGTGAGCGTCCTGCTCGCCGAACAAAACGCCTTCGCCGCCCTCAGCATCGCCCACCGGGGCTACGTGCTCGAAAGCGGCCACATCACGCTGCAGGGCCCCTCGCCCGCGCTGCTCGGCGACGACCGGGTGCGGAGCGCCTACCTCGGGGTGTGA
- a CDS encoding ABC transporter ATP-binding protein, giving the protein MLEVRGLGIRFGGLHAVQNVSTALTPGHITAIIGPNGAGKSTFFNLISGFYQPTSGSIHFLGEDITRLRTHEVVGRGIARTFQTTTIYKELSVLDNAMIGHRVRTRAGVLDALLRTGRERRDEAASRAEALRALKRVGLSDRAHLPAGALTQEGQKRVGIAMALASDPKLLLLDEPAAGMNPEETVNLMGLIRELVGGGLTVALVEHKMSLVMGLADEIVVLHHGQKIAQGAPADISRDPAVVEAYLGSHAHGGQMGMAGPAQEGGTPRA; this is encoded by the coding sequence ATGCTTGAGGTGCGCGGACTCGGCATCCGTTTCGGCGGCCTGCACGCAGTGCAGAACGTCTCGACCGCCCTCACCCCCGGTCACATCACGGCGATCATCGGGCCCAACGGCGCGGGGAAAAGCACCTTTTTCAACCTGATCTCAGGCTTCTACCAGCCGACTTCGGGCAGCATCCACTTTCTGGGTGAGGACATCACCCGGCTGCGCACCCACGAGGTCGTCGGACGCGGCATCGCCCGGACCTTCCAGACGACCACCATCTACAAGGAACTCAGCGTGCTCGACAACGCGATGATCGGCCACCGCGTCCGCACGCGCGCCGGGGTGCTTGACGCCCTGCTGCGGACCGGACGCGAGCGGCGCGACGAGGCCGCGAGCCGCGCCGAAGCGCTGCGTGCCCTGAAGCGGGTGGGGCTCTCGGACCGCGCGCACCTGCCGGCCGGGGCCCTGACGCAAGAAGGGCAAAAGCGCGTCGGCATCGCGATGGCGCTCGCCAGCGACCCCAAGCTGCTGCTGCTCGACGAGCCTGCCGCCGGCATGAACCCGGAGGAAACCGTCAACCTGATGGGCCTGATCCGCGAGCTTGTGGGTGGAGGCCTCACCGTCGCCCTCGTCGAGCACAAGATGAGCCTCGTGATGGGGCTCGCCGACGAGATCGTGGTGCTGCATCACGGCCAGAAGATCGCGCAGGGCGCCCCGGCGGACATCAGCCGCGACCCCGCCGTCGTCGAGGCGTACCTCGGCAGCCACGCCCACGGCGGGCAGATGGGGATGGCGGGCCCGGCCCAGGAAGGAGGAACGCCGCGTGCTTGA
- a CDS encoding branched-chain amino acid ABC transporter permease, giving the protein MTPGATRPRPGGVRSSWLWGLAFGLAALLPFLRPTGYVLDVATNTMIWAILTYGLNVMLGYAGQLSLAHAGFFGIGAYAVGILTLKAGWSFWVAWPVGVLICALGGLLLGLVAFRTKGDAFAIFTLGVGVIIQLVINKWDSLTGGNDGLNGVPPPGGLDAFSQLIGLRSSGGFYLLGLAALALTVLVAARARRSVFGRSLFAIRGGEDLARSAGIDVYSHKLRAMMLSTAIAGFAGGLYAVYSGFLGSAVTGPVTTFTMLLYLLVGGVGTLLGPLLGTALIFTLTQTLKDLQDYQYIVFGPLLVVLVMFMPQGLVGVWERLRARRRAPAGAPEAAGGTGHA; this is encoded by the coding sequence ATGACGCCCGGCGCAACCAGACCCAGACCGGGCGGCGTGCGGTCAAGCTGGCTGTGGGGGCTCGCCTTCGGGCTCGCCGCCCTGCTGCCTTTTCTCAGACCGACCGGCTACGTGCTCGACGTGGCGACCAACACCATGATCTGGGCGATCCTGACCTACGGCCTGAACGTGATGCTCGGCTACGCGGGGCAGCTCTCGCTCGCGCACGCGGGCTTTTTCGGCATCGGGGCCTACGCGGTGGGCATCCTGACCCTCAAGGCCGGCTGGAGCTTCTGGGTGGCGTGGCCGGTCGGGGTGCTGATCTGCGCGCTCGGCGGGTTGCTGCTCGGGCTGGTGGCCTTCCGCACCAAGGGCGACGCCTTCGCGATCTTTACCCTCGGCGTCGGCGTGATCATCCAGCTCGTGATCAACAAGTGGGACAGCCTGACGGGCGGCAACGACGGCCTCAACGGCGTCCCGCCTCCCGGCGGCCTTGACGCTTTCTCGCAACTGATCGGGCTGCGGTCCTCGGGTGGGTTTTACCTGCTTGGGCTCGCGGCGCTCGCGCTCACGGTGCTGGTCGCGGCGCGGGCACGGCGCAGCGTATTCGGACGCTCGCTGTTCGCCATTCGCGGCGGCGAGGACCTCGCGCGCAGTGCGGGCATCGATGTCTATTCCCACAAGCTGCGCGCGATGATGCTCTCGACAGCGATCGCGGGCTTCGCGGGGGGCCTGTACGCCGTCTACTCGGGCTTTCTCGGCTCGGCGGTGACGGGGCCGGTGACCACCTTCACCATGCTGCTCTACCTGCTGGTCGGTGGGGTCGGCACGCTGCTCGGGCCGCTGCTCGGCACGGCGCTGATCTTCACGCTCACCCAGACCCTCAAGGACCTCCAGGATTACCAGTACATCGTGTTCGGGCCGCTGCTCGTCGTGCTGGTGATGTTCATGCCCCAGGGTCTGGTGGGGGTCTGGGAACGGCTGCGGGCCCGCCGACGCGCCCCGGCGGGTGCGCCGGAGGCAGCGGGAGGCACCGGCCATGCTTGA
- a CDS encoding branched-chain amino acid ABC transporter permease produces the protein MTTFMQQVFNALALGGVYALVALGLTLVYGVMRVPNFAHGGLYMLGAYLAYAALNTLGVGYIPALLISALAVALLAALMERIIFFPLRNAPHIHPMIAAIGVLFFLEAAVQLIWNPDFKQIAEPVPGILNIGGVVLTWQRVIVIAASVAAMLGLNFFLRRTLTGATIEAMSQNREGARLVGINTNRVGMLTFAISGALAAIGAALIAPTLLLSPSMGEIMNLKVFAIIILGGMGSVPGAIVGAFLLAFAEVFGGFYIDSNFADVIGFAALVVVLAIRPQGLFQRGA, from the coding sequence TTGACCACCTTCATGCAGCAGGTCTTCAACGCGCTGGCGCTCGGCGGCGTGTACGCGCTCGTCGCGCTCGGGCTGACGCTGGTCTACGGCGTGATGCGCGTGCCGAATTTCGCGCACGGTGGGCTCTACATGCTCGGGGCCTACCTCGCCTACGCCGCGCTGAACACGCTGGGCGTCGGCTACATTCCCGCCCTGCTGATCTCGGCGCTGGCCGTCGCGCTGCTCGCCGCCCTGATGGAGCGCATCATCTTCTTTCCCCTGAGAAACGCCCCGCACATCCACCCAATGATCGCGGCGATCGGGGTGCTGTTTTTTCTTGAAGCCGCCGTGCAACTGATCTGGAACCCCGATTTCAAGCAGATTGCCGAGCCGGTACCGGGCATCCTGAATATCGGCGGCGTGGTGCTGACCTGGCAGCGCGTGATCGTGATCGCCGCGTCGGTGGCCGCGATGCTGGGGCTGAACTTCTTCCTGCGCCGCACCCTGACCGGCGCCACCATCGAGGCGATGAGCCAGAACCGCGAGGGCGCGCGCCTGGTGGGCATCAACACCAACCGGGTGGGAATGCTCACCTTCGCCATTTCCGGGGCGCTCGCGGCCATCGGCGCGGCATTGATCGCGCCCACGCTGCTGCTCTCGCCGTCGATGGGCGAGATCATGAACCTCAAGGTGTTCGCGATCATCATCCTCGGCGGCATGGGCAGCGTGCCGGGCGCGATCGTGGGCGCCTTTTTGCTCGCCTTCGCAGAGGTGTTCGGGGGCTTTTACATCGACTCCAACTTCGCCGACGTGATCGGCTTTGCCGCGCTGGTGGTCGTGCTGGCGATTCGCCCACAGGGGCTGTTTCAGAGGGGGGCATGA
- a CDS encoding ABC transporter substrate-binding protein, with the protein MKRTGLFTLLALCTGSALADKVVSIGFSGPLSGGAALYGKDTQSGVEMAINEINRAGGIRVGGEKVTFRLVSVDDRYLPNETATNVRRLTTQGVQYIFVPHAGGIQAVQPLAVRDPEFLLVAYSSEPKILAANNPMTFMLPPRYDNYAEPFVRTQMKAFGKRLGLIGTTSAYGKQWTDLIESEWKKQGGTVGRDNGVDYNTTVDYSAAVTKVLAEKPDVLFIGGPSQPTALVVKAAREQGFKGGFIVMDQAKFEQMETVVPRNYLDGSVGVLPTKEFPGTQVFVTRYQGLYKKIPTSEAGLNYMGMNVLAKAMELAGTTSDPRKVRAQLAAAAKAVPQSKTVYKLFGVTGQGHVDAEFIIASVRGGKYTKLRVDKTFK; encoded by the coding sequence ATGAAGCGAACCGGATTGTTCACGCTCCTCGCGCTCTGCACTGGCTCTGCCCTGGCCGACAAGGTGGTCAGCATTGGATTTTCAGGACCGCTCTCGGGCGGCGCGGCGCTGTACGGCAAAGACACCCAGAGTGGTGTCGAGATGGCGATCAATGAGATCAACCGGGCGGGCGGCATCCGGGTGGGCGGGGAGAAGGTCACCTTCCGGCTCGTGAGTGTCGACGACCGGTACCTGCCCAACGAGACCGCCACCAACGTCCGGCGCCTGACCACCCAGGGCGTGCAGTACATCTTCGTGCCGCACGCGGGCGGCATCCAGGCGGTGCAGCCGCTCGCGGTCCGCGACCCCGAGTTCTTGCTCGTGGCGTACTCCTCCGAGCCCAAGATCCTCGCGGCCAACAACCCGATGACCTTCATGCTGCCGCCGCGCTACGACAACTACGCCGAGCCCTTCGTGCGGACCCAGATGAAGGCGTTTGGCAAGCGGCTCGGGCTGATCGGCACGACCAGCGCCTACGGCAAGCAGTGGACCGACCTGATCGAATCCGAGTGGAAAAAGCAGGGCGGCACCGTCGGGCGCGACAACGGCGTGGACTACAACACCACCGTGGATTACTCGGCCGCCGTGACCAAGGTGCTTGCGGAGAAGCCCGACGTGCTGTTTATCGGCGGCCCCTCGCAGCCCACCGCGCTCGTGGTCAAGGCCGCGCGCGAACAGGGCTTCAAGGGCGGCTTCATCGTGATGGACCAGGCCAAGTTCGAGCAGATGGAAACTGTCGTTCCCAGGAACTACCTTGACGGCAGCGTCGGCGTGCTGCCCACCAAGGAGTTCCCCGGTACCCAGGTGTTCGTGACCCGCTACCAGGGGCTGTACAAGAAGATCCCCACCAGCGAGGCCGGGCTGAACTACATGGGCATGAACGTGCTCGCCAAGGCGATGGAACTCGCCGGCACCACCTCCGATCCGCGCAAGGTGCGCGCGCAGCTCGCGGCGGCGGCCAAGGCGGTGCCCCAGAGCAAGACCGTCTACAAGCTCTTCGGCGTGACCGGTCAGGGCCATGTGGACGCCGAATTTATCATTGCGAGCGTGAGGGGCGGCAAGTACACCAAGCTGCGCGTCGACAAGACCTTCAAGTAA
- a CDS encoding acyl-CoA thioesterase has product MLELVFPKDTNYHGTAFGGWVLSLMDKAASVAAVRHGGGNVVTARMEAVDFHLPIRVGDAVALDARVIKVGRSSMTIRVDVYREHMASGEQQLATTGLFVFVALGDDGKPRAVPPLAAEGQAGDKHIEARP; this is encoded by the coding sequence ATGCTCGAGCTGGTCTTCCCGAAAGACACCAACTACCACGGCACGGCGTTCGGCGGCTGGGTCCTCTCGCTGATGGACAAGGCCGCGTCGGTGGCGGCGGTGCGGCACGGGGGCGGCAACGTGGTGACCGCGCGCATGGAAGCGGTGGACTTTCACCTGCCGATCCGGGTGGGCGACGCGGTGGCGCTCGACGCCCGCGTGATCAAGGTGGGACGCTCCTCCATGACGATCCGGGTGGACGTGTACCGCGAGCATATGGCCTCAGGCGAGCAGCAACTCGCCACCACCGGCCTCTTCGTCTTCGTGGCGCTGGGCGACGACGGCAAACCCCGCGCGGTGCCGCCGCTCGCTGCTGAAGGTCAGGCCGGTGACAAGCACATCGAGGCGCGTCCTTGA
- a CDS encoding histidine phosphatase family protein, whose product MRHGATAWNEGGRWQGWTDNPLGPAGQQQARTLRGELAGQGFDAAYSSDLVRARQTADLALPGQSIILDARLRELHLGDYEGLTLTQMVAHDAFASWQRDPWAHPVPGGESLGDVAARMQSWLAEVPAGRVIAFSHSIAIRTLMRALLGLALVPQPGYPIPYAERVGHARPVTLRRVGGVWSRPGR is encoded by the coding sequence GTGCGCCACGGGGCAACTGCGTGGAATGAAGGCGGGCGATGGCAGGGCTGGACCGACAACCCGCTCGGTCCCGCCGGGCAGCAGCAGGCGCGGACGCTGCGCGGGGAACTCGCCGGGCAGGGCTTCGACGCGGCCTACTCCAGTGACCTGGTGCGGGCACGGCAGACGGCGGACCTGGCCTTACCGGGCCAGAGCATCATCCTCGATGCCCGGCTCCGCGAGCTGCACCTCGGCGACTACGAGGGGCTGACCCTCACGCAAATGGTCGCCCATGACGCCTTCGCCTCCTGGCAGCGAGACCCCTGGGCGCATCCGGTGCCGGGCGGCGAGAGCCTGGGGGACGTGGCCGCGCGGATGCAGAGCTGGCTCGCGGAGGTGCCCGCAGGCCGGGTGATCGCCTTCTCGCACTCCATCGCGATCCGCACCCTGATGCGCGCCCTGCTCGGCCTGGCGCTTGTGCCGCAGCCGGGCTATCCGATTCCCTACGCCGAGCGCGTGGGCCATGCCCGCCCCGTGACGCTGCGGCGCGTGGGCGGAGTGTGGTCACGCCCAGGCAGATGA